ACTGGTATCTGCGGGGTACGATTCCAGGGTCGATCAATATTCCCTTCACGGTCTTCCAGCGCGAAACCGATCACCCGAATCTGATCGAGGCGCTGAATCTCCTGGGAGTCGGAGCCAAAGGCGAAGACGGCACGATAACCCGACTGATCGATAGCGTTTTTGGTGACAGCAACAAGAAATCGGGGCACTGGGACTTCTCGAAGGCCAAAGAAGTCGTCTTATGGTGTAACGGTCCTTGGTGTGGCCAATCACCCCACGCGATTCGTGCTCTGGCGAAACTCGGTTACCCGGTGGACAAGATCAAGTATTACCGGGGCGGTATGCAAATGTGGCAGCTCCTGGGGCTAAGCACCATTGTCCCCGAGATGGAAGAAGTGCTCTTTTTCAACGAACAGGGCGGCGAATAAGCCACTCGCCAACCTGTGGCGGTCGCCGATGCGGGATAATAAATCACGGAAGGGCAGCTACTGACCCCCGACCCGGCTTTTGGCAATCAGCGGGTCAGGGCCATGAACAACTGCGGCAGGCGTTCGGGAAGCCGCTGCACCCGGTCGATGACCGTGTAGCGGTAACCGAAGATGTGATCGACATATTCGTCGGCGTGGGGGTCGAGGGTGACGCAATAGGTGTCGACACCCTTGGCCCCCAGCTCTTCCACCGCCTTTTTGGTATCTTCGATGAGGTAGAGCGGGTCGTCTTCGTCCACGTCATGGGGCTCTCCATCGGAGAGCAGCAGCAGCAGGCGTTTTTCGGCCTTTTGCCTGGCGAGATATTGGCCTCCATGGCGCAGGGCAGCGCCCATTCGCGTGGACAGGGCACCCTCCATGGCTCCCAGCCGACTCTTCACCTGATCATCCCAGGCATCACTGAACCCCTTGAAGTGCAGATAACGCACTTCGTGACGGGTATTGGAGGCGAAGCCGGCGATGGCGAACTTGTCGCCCAGGGCTTCCACCGCAGTACCGAGCAGCGAAACGGCCTCCTGGGAGAGTCGCAGGATGGAACGATCGGCCCCCTGCGGGGTTTCGTTGAGCGAGTTGGAGAGATCGACCAGCAACAGCACGGCAATATCGCGGCCATCGTGTTTGTAGAACTGGTGGATC
This Thiohalomonas denitrificans DNA region includes the following protein-coding sequences:
- a CDS encoding rhodanese-like domain-containing protein, which codes for MYQPLTSRLVGVFILFGSLVMATQANALDVNLTEDKASLRVNHHNKMIDVQRDQDGDNLVDAMWAKTSRNCPPFCIQPSTPVAGVELFTEIDLFNFMEQKVNSGDGFLIDARLPDWYLRGTIPGSINIPFTVFQRETDHPNLIEALNLLGVGAKGEDGTITRLIDSVFGDSNKKSGHWDFSKAKEVVLWCNGPWCGQSPHAIRALAKLGYPVDKIKYYRGGMQMWQLLGLSTIVPEMEEVLFFNEQGGE